AATAGCATATGCATTTTGTCTAATGCTGTCATACAATGGAAAGGAAATTAATATTCCTTTAACAATCTCAGAGGCACGATAATCTTGTTTTGGAAAACAAAAAACAAGGGGATATGTCGAAATTTGTACAGCTTACTGAAAACACATATAAAGCAATCAATAGATTGTTACATGGAAAAAGAAGCAGAACGCATACATGCAACTGAGAGAAGAAATGCTCAAAGCATGTATATAAAAATAAGAACTAGTTCCAATGCAAGAAAGTTTCCTATCCAATAAATTTGAACTCCTAAAGTAGCCTTTTATATTTGCCAATTTATCTACAACAAATACAAGTAATACCATAGCTGAGAAGAACATCAACATATTGTTACAATCAGTAATTTCATAATTAAGTCTCATTGAAAATTTTACGGACTAcagaaacctaaaaaaaaaaaaaagagggattaACAAGAGACGACACCTTGATTGCATACTGCTTGCCATCGTTATTGCTCCGATATAATACCTACCTCataattaaaaatgaaaataccatctcagttttagaaaaaaaaaaaaacatattaaagATCACTTGGGAAACTATTATTTTCTGACAGCTGATTGAGGCCCGTACCACTTTCCCATAGCTTCCATGGCCTACGGTACATTCTTTGACATACTCATTGATCATCTTTTGTCCAGAAGCATCCTGCAAAAGTAACAGAAGAAACCAACCATGGAGGGCTTGTCATGCAAAAGCATATACTTCAATACTCGTACATGCAAAACTAAATAACCATCAGAAAATACAAACAACCAATGTCGACGAGAGTGTAAGCCCAAGCCGGTCAGAGGAGAAGTATGAAAACAGGAGTCGAGGTAATAATGAAAATTTAAACTTCATTGGGCTCAAACTATCACATGTATCTCAATCGATCATTTGAGCATATATAGAAAAAGAGTAGGCAGATAGATCATCTTGATGACGAATGCTACTTGATTCTGCCCAATTGTTATATAATTCTTCTGCCTATTTCTCAAAAAGGTGCAATTTGATGGCAATTCCAGAAGCAACGAGCAaaacaaaaggattcaagaaaCAAAAACACCGACAGGGCATAGGACATACCCGGTCCAGAGTCAAACGTTTCGTTTCCTTCACGGGTTTCTCCCTGCAGATGGGGCGATTCGTCGGCAGCATCAAAGGCGCCATCTTCCGGCCGCGACCCAGCATCCACACTTTCTCGAAATCCACATCATCGTCGGGCTTCTTGAGGAACCCGAGGCAGCCGCAGCAGCCAACGTCCAAATCCGAATCGGGAAGCACAAAGCCCGACATGGGATGAACCGTCCCTCGAGCATAAACCGACCAAAATTCGACGACTACGGGAGAAGAGGCTTCGATCGGAGTCCCTGGAAAACGAATAGGGACTGGGGAGGCCGTAGatcggggagagagagaggggggagggGTGGCGTGCGGGAGACAAAAGCGCACCTCCGCTTCTCTTCGGCTGTCGCGTTAGGTTTTGTTCGTTCGAGTCTGTTGTCGGTTCGCCTGGTGACGGGACCGCCGATCGGAGACCGGAAAAGACGGAGGAACGATGCTTGGCCGACGACTTCGGGTACGACTGTAGGCATGACGAGGTACGACTGATCGACTAAACCCGAATCCGAACATGGCTTTTCGGGTTCAAGGAAAATGGAACCCGATTTAATCGGATCAAATAATCTTAGCTATCAAAAAAATCCGAtccattataataaataaattaggTGTTTAAATTCGCATCAGATACATATTTCTATTATCCAAATTTATtccaaattaaataaaaaatatcttctttaatTGTAATAAACTTCAATAACATAAGATTAAAAGTTTATATTAAATTGTTTTGCTTAATATAGCTTTATTTTTGGAGTTTTCATCTCCATTCACTGTTGATAACCGTGGCATAATGTTAAATCTAAATTTTATTACTTATTACTACAACAAAACATATTCTTATATGTGATTTTTGTGTACACTTACTGTTAAAACTGTGTCATAGGTGAAAAAATGTAACAATTATTTTACTCACTACAGATAATAATCACGATACTAATATCGGATCATGCATAACTTTGTCTTCGAGATTATAAATGAGATGAAAGGATGGTCTTCATAACTTCAATCATGCATAACTTTGTCTTCGAGATTATAAATCACagccccatatatatatatagtaagaaGCTTGTCATCTTGCTCTACGAATGACTAGTTGACAACCCTGCAGTTCCGACGGATCTCTCCGGCAGAGGAGGTGAGGGGGCTTATGTTCCCCATCTTGATCATGGAGTTGACGAAGTCCCTGAAGAAgaggctgctgctgttgctgtacGCCTGCACGAGCGCCTTCGTCGCCGCCTGGCCCTCGTCGCTCGAGAAGAGACCTTGGTCGGATGACAGCAGGCCCTTCTCCTCCAACAGGTTCTTGAAGTAGTGGTTGTCGAAGGCGTAGTTGGAGTTGCGGTCGAGGGGGGCGGTCGCGTTCCCGTCGCCGCCGCTCTGTGGGCAGAGGGTTTGCAGCTCCGTCGCCATGCTCGGGTCCAGCGTTGGGTCCACGGAGGAGTCCTCGGAGAAGTCATACAAGCGGCCGCTGAAGGTCACGCATCGAGCTCGGCCGATCGTGTGGCCGCCTGCGCATGCAGTGCAATCAATCAATGGGTTGTGGAGAAGGAAGCGTGCAACTGCTGGGATCGGTGCACACCTGATAAAGAGACCACGTCGGTGGTGTTGAGACCAACAGCAACAAACTTGTCGATGATGGTGTCGATGGAGTCGAAGGGAGAAGGAAGGTCATTAGCTCCAGTCTGGTTCGCTACCAACCCATCCCTTCTTCCCAGAAGAACGTTCCAATAAGGACCTCCACTCTGAAACCAACACTCCATCATTCCATGTACATTCTCTCTCTTCTGCTAAAGCTATCTCTAatatatgtagagagagagagagagagagagagaaagaagagagatgATGTACCAAATACACCGAGTCTCTAGCTGCTATAGTAAGTATATCTGCACAAGACACAGTTGCATTGCATGCGTTCTCCACTGCAGTCTTTATGGTGTCGATGACATCAAAACCCCTCGCAGAGTTCCGATTGGGAAGGGCAAGCTTCTCGCTGTCACTCCCATCAAGAAGAACTGAACCATCACAACCCTGCACGAAAAGGTCCATCGAGGAGAAAGAAATTAACCAAGAGAGCGAAGCCTATCTGCTATCTCACTGATGCATACACATATAAGCAAGTGAAGGAAGAACTCACGTTCACAAAGCAATCATGGAAGTGGAGCCTCAGCAGTGAAGCTGCCATCCTGGTGTCGTTCCTGAGAGCACTAAAAAGCTGGCGGCGGACCACCCTGAACACGGCGGGGCAACTGTTTGCGTAGAAATCCGTGCTCAGCTGTGATCTGCAAACCCCCATGCTCAGCCACAGCACCACCAAAGCTGTGATCAAGGAAGGAACGACGTTGCTA
The window above is part of the Musa acuminata AAA Group cultivar baxijiao chromosome BXJ1-1, Cavendish_Baxijiao_AAA, whole genome shotgun sequence genome. Proteins encoded here:
- the LOC135673770 gene encoding peroxidase 59-like, which encodes MKGCESVSNVVPSLITALVVLWLSMGVCRSQLSTDFYANSCPAVFRVVRRQLFSALRNDTRMAASLLRLHFHDCFVNGCDGSVLLDGSDSEKLALPNRNSARGFDVIDTIKTAVENACNATVSCADILTIAARDSVYLSGGPYWNVLLGRRDGLVANQTGANDLPSPFDSIDTIIDKFVAVGLNTTDVVSLSGGHTIGRARCVTFSGRLYDFSEDSSVDPTLDPSMATELQTLCPQSGGDGNATAPLDRNSNYAFDNHYFKNLLEEKGLLSSDQGLFSSDEGQAATKALVQAYSNSSSLFFRDFVNSMIKMGNISPLTSSAGEIRRNCRVVN